A genomic stretch from Frigoribacterium sp. PvP032 includes:
- a CDS encoding rhodanese-like domain-containing protein, translating to MSTPLGGGAASSMPEVTVQEAVALVRDGAYLLDVREQSEWDDGHAPDAVLVPLSELADRVDEVPADRDVLVVCHSGMRSMRATAALRRAGLRAVNVEGGMLAWRDADGDVVSEGDARPTVG from the coding sequence GTGAGCACGCCACTGGGCGGCGGCGCCGCCTCCTCGATGCCCGAGGTGACCGTGCAGGAGGCGGTGGCCCTGGTCCGCGACGGTGCCTACCTCCTCGACGTGCGCGAGCAGTCGGAGTGGGACGACGGCCACGCGCCCGACGCTGTGCTCGTTCCCCTCTCCGAGCTGGCCGACCGCGTCGACGAGGTCCCCGCGGACCGCGACGTCCTCGTCGTCTGCCACTCGGGCATGCGCTCGATGCGGGCCACCGCCGCGCTCCGTCGAGCCGGTCTCCGGGCCGTGAACGTCGAGGGCGGCATGCTCGCCTGGCGAGACGCGGACGGCGACGTCGTCAGCGAGGGCGACGCCCGCCCGACGGTCGGCTGA
- the yajC gene encoding preprotein translocase subunit YajC: protein MDATTIIMVLLLVVLVFFMFRNKRKRDAQQATLQSKMVPGVEVMLSFGVYGTLVSIDDEANIAEVEVSPGTVLRVHRQTLGRVVEPVVADDEVVSDADELDARPADARPADDLIVDDAADRTSPAYGERVDETRLDTTTDTDKPHKA, encoded by the coding sequence ATGGACGCCACAACAATCATCATGGTCCTCCTCCTGGTGGTCCTCGTCTTCTTCATGTTCCGCAACAAGCGCAAGCGCGACGCCCAGCAGGCGACGCTGCAGTCCAAGATGGTCCCCGGCGTCGAGGTGATGCTGAGCTTCGGCGTCTACGGCACGCTCGTGTCGATCGACGACGAGGCCAACATCGCCGAGGTCGAGGTCTCGCCCGGCACCGTCCTTCGCGTGCACCGCCAGACCCTCGGCCGCGTCGTCGAGCCCGTCGTCGCCGACGACGAGGTCGTCTCCGACGCCGACGAGCTCGACGCCCGCCCGGCCGACGCCCGTCCGGCCGACGACCTGATCGTCGACGACGCCGCCGACCGCACGTCGCCCGCCTACGGCGAGCGGGTCGACGAGACGCGCCTCGACACCACCACCGACACGGACAAGCCCCACAAGGCCTGA
- a CDS encoding YebC/PmpR family DNA-binding transcriptional regulator, translating into MSGHSKWATTKHKKAVIDSRRAKSFAKLIKNIEVAAKQGGADMSGNPTLVDAVQKAKKTSVPNDNIDRAVKRGAGLSGESVDYQTIVYEGYGPNGVALLIECLTDNKNRAAANVRTVMSRNGGTMADPGSVAYNFSRKGVIAVMKTGDLSEDDVLAAVLDAGAEEVTDRGEGFEIVTEPSDLVPARTALQEAGIDYDSADVEFVPGLKIEVDLDTARKVFRLVDALDDDDDVQNVYANYDVPADVQAALDDDDD; encoded by the coding sequence GTGTCCGGGCATTCCAAGTGGGCCACGACCAAGCACAAGAAGGCCGTCATCGACAGCCGTCGCGCCAAGTCGTTCGCCAAGCTCATCAAGAACATCGAGGTCGCGGCCAAGCAGGGCGGGGCCGACATGTCCGGCAACCCGACGCTCGTCGACGCCGTGCAGAAGGCCAAGAAGACCTCTGTCCCCAACGACAACATCGACCGTGCGGTCAAGCGCGGGGCGGGCCTCAGCGGCGAGTCCGTCGACTACCAGACCATCGTCTACGAGGGCTACGGCCCGAACGGCGTGGCGCTGCTGATCGAGTGCCTGACCGACAACAAGAACCGCGCGGCGGCGAACGTCCGCACGGTGATGTCGCGCAACGGCGGCACGATGGCCGACCCGGGCAGCGTCGCCTACAACTTCAGCCGCAAGGGCGTCATCGCCGTCATGAAGACCGGTGACCTCAGCGAGGACGACGTGCTCGCTGCGGTGCTCGACGCCGGCGCCGAAGAGGTGACCGACCGCGGCGAGGGCTTCGAGATCGTCACCGAGCCGTCCGACCTGGTGCCGGCGCGCACGGCCCTCCAGGAGGCAGGGATCGACTACGACTCCGCCGACGTCGAGTTCGTCCCCGGGCTCAAGATCGAGGTCGACCTCGACACCGCCCGCAAGGTCTTCCGGCTCGTCGACGCGCTCGACGACGACGACGACGTCCAGAACGTCTACGCCAACTACGACGTCCCCGCCGACGTGCAGGCCGCGCTCGACGACGACGACGACTGA
- the ruvA gene encoding Holliday junction branch migration protein RuvA: MISSVRGTVLSSSGTSVVVEVGGVGLRVGVTPQLALTASVGTTLQLFTTLIVREDDLSLFGFAELEELEVFDLLRSVTGVGPKSAQGVLATLSPSQVAHAVADDDDAPFRRVSGIGPKTAKLIVLSLAGKLDVRAAAPTVTAASSTSADVLTALVGLGWSEREAQAAVDSVVADRGPDVAVSVPSLLRAALGHLGPQKSLGARA; the protein is encoded by the coding sequence ATGATCTCGAGCGTCCGCGGCACCGTGCTGTCCTCCTCCGGCACCAGCGTCGTCGTCGAGGTCGGGGGAGTGGGCCTCCGGGTCGGGGTCACGCCCCAGCTCGCCCTCACCGCGTCGGTCGGCACGACCCTGCAGCTCTTCACGACGCTGATCGTCCGCGAAGACGACCTGTCGCTCTTCGGCTTCGCCGAGCTCGAAGAACTCGAGGTGTTCGACCTGCTGCGGAGCGTCACCGGCGTCGGTCCCAAGTCGGCCCAGGGCGTGCTCGCCACGCTCAGCCCCTCGCAGGTCGCGCACGCCGTCGCCGACGACGACGACGCTCCCTTCCGGCGCGTGTCCGGCATCGGGCCGAAGACCGCCAAGCTGATCGTGCTCTCGCTGGCGGGCAAGCTCGACGTCCGCGCCGCCGCGCCCACCGTGACCGCCGCCTCCTCGACCTCGGCCGACGTGCTCACCGCCCTGGTCGGGCTGGGCTGGTCCGAGAGGGAGGCGCAGGCCGCCGTCGACTCGGTCGTCGCCGACCGCGGACCCGACGTCGCCGTCTCCGTGCCCTCGCTCCTGCGCGCGGCCCTCGGCCACCTCGGCCCGCAGAAGTCGCTGGGCGCCCGCGCGTGA
- the ruvC gene encoding crossover junction endodeoxyribonuclease RuvC, with the protein MTLRVLGIDPGLTRCGVGVVEVDATRRATLVAVTVIRSPADMPLEQRLLTIGRGIEQLVDEHQPDAMAIERVFAQNNLSTVMGTAQVSGLALRAAAERSVPVAMHTPSEVKAAVTGYGSADKAQVGAMVARLLGLAEAPRPADAADALALAICHAWRRGGVPSAPAGAGLTAAQRAWREAEKSARTPRLGR; encoded by the coding sequence GTGACCCTGCGGGTGCTCGGCATCGACCCCGGCCTGACCCGCTGCGGGGTCGGCGTGGTCGAGGTCGACGCGACCCGCCGGGCCACCCTGGTGGCGGTGACCGTGATCCGGTCGCCGGCCGACATGCCGCTCGAGCAGCGCCTGCTGACGATCGGCCGGGGCATCGAGCAGCTGGTCGACGAGCACCAGCCGGACGCCATGGCGATCGAGCGCGTGTTCGCACAGAACAACCTGTCGACCGTGATGGGCACCGCCCAGGTGAGCGGCCTGGCCCTGCGTGCGGCCGCCGAGCGATCCGTGCCCGTCGCCATGCACACGCCGTCCGAGGTCAAGGCGGCGGTGACCGGCTACGGCTCCGCCGACAAGGCCCAGGTGGGTGCGATGGTGGCCCGTCTGCTCGGCCTCGCCGAGGCGCCGAGGCCCGCCGACGCGGCGGACGCCCTCGCGCTGGCCATCTGTCATGCCTGGCGTCGCGGCGGCGTGCCGTCGGCACCTGCCGGCGCAGGCCTCACGGCCGCGCAGAGGGCGTGGCGCGAGGCGGAGAAGTCGGCCCGGACTCCTAGGCTGGGCAGATGA
- a CDS encoding type IV toxin-antitoxin system AbiEi family antitoxin yields the protein MRPTLPRLLTARDLPEVELQAAALDGHVCRVADSWASIVDPDDAWRRAEALAEALGPIVVGARGTAAWIWGARAAAPRRLEAVVPSSARHHVDRADLTVGEVLIDDDEITQLGRVRVTSPTRTVLDLLRADDWSGDAERLVRTLLVDHHVDPRQVAALVRRHGRLPGRRRAANRLRTLVDPLVV from the coding sequence ATGCGCCCGACCCTGCCCAGACTCCTGACCGCCCGAGACCTGCCCGAGGTCGAGCTCCAGGCTGCCGCGCTCGACGGCCACGTCTGCCGGGTGGCCGACAGCTGGGCGTCGATCGTCGACCCCGACGACGCGTGGCGCCGGGCGGAGGCGCTGGCCGAGGCCCTCGGCCCGATCGTGGTGGGGGCACGCGGCACGGCGGCGTGGATCTGGGGTGCGCGAGCAGCGGCACCCCGGCGGCTGGAGGCCGTGGTGCCGTCGTCCGCGCGTCACCACGTCGACCGGGCCGACCTGACGGTCGGCGAGGTGCTGATCGACGACGACGAGATCACGCAGCTCGGCCGTGTCCGGGTGACCTCCCCCACGCGGACCGTGCTCGACCTGCTCCGGGCCGACGACTGGTCGGGCGACGCGGAGAGACTCGTGCGCACCCTGCTCGTCGACCACCACGTCGACCCGCGGCAAGTCGCGGCCCTGGTCCGACGGCACGGGCGCCTGCCGGGGCGGCGCCGCGCGGCGAACCGGCTGCGGACGCTCGTGGACCCACTGGTCGTCTGA
- a CDS encoding bifunctional (p)ppGpp synthetase/guanosine-3',5'-bis(diphosphate) 3'-pyrophosphohydrolase has translation MTEITTRENPAGPEQGGTASLRTLLPRLFSRSQPAGAVDRLVKTVRMHHPKADLVVIERAYTVAEKAHRGQLRKSGEPYITHPVAVAQILADLGIGSKTIAAALLHDTVEDTDYTLDMLQRDFGDEIAMLVDGVTKLDKLKYGDSAQAETVRKMVVAMSKDIRVLVIKLADRLHNARTWGFVESSSATRKATETLEIYAPLAHRLGIQAIKWELEDLSFAVLHPKLYVEIDNLVKQRTPQREQFVQNVINAVKSDLKSTKIRGEVVGRPKQYYSIYQKMIVRGREFDEIYDLVGIRVLVTSLRDCYAVLGSIHARWNPIPGRFKDYIATPKFNLYQSLHTTVIGPKGRPVEIQIRTHEMHQRAEFGVAAHWKYKQRMNGGRDDTATGARTETDMAWLAHISDWQAETADPGEFLDSLRFEIGAKEVYVFTPQGKVIGLPSGATPVDFAYAVHTEVGHRTMGAKVNGRLIPLESVLNSGDVVEVFTSKNPDSGPSQDWLGFVKSPRARNKIRQWFTKERRDEAIEQGKDAIARAMRKQNLPLQKLMNQDSITEVASQLRYDDVSSLYAAVGEGHLSTQSVIEKVLASVQQQTEVEGEYEFPSKGVSRPLRNSDSGVLVRGAPDILVKLAKCCTPVPGDQVVGFVTRGQGVSVHQATCHNVQGLMQEPERMIEVEWAPSSKSVFLVQIQIEALDRAGLLSDVTRVLSEHHVNILSANVSTSDERLAISRFVFEMGDTTHLDRVLNAVRRIDAVYDVYRVSAG, from the coding sequence GTGACCGAGATCACCACGAGGGAGAACCCCGCTGGGCCCGAGCAGGGCGGCACGGCCTCGCTCCGCACGCTCCTGCCCCGGTTGTTCTCCCGCAGCCAGCCCGCCGGCGCCGTCGACCGTCTCGTCAAGACGGTCCGCATGCACCACCCCAAGGCCGACCTCGTGGTCATCGAGCGGGCCTACACCGTCGCCGAGAAGGCCCACCGTGGTCAGCTCCGCAAGAGCGGCGAGCCCTACATCACGCATCCCGTGGCGGTGGCGCAGATCCTCGCCGACCTCGGCATCGGCTCCAAGACGATCGCTGCAGCCCTCCTCCACGACACGGTGGAGGACACCGACTACACGCTCGACATGCTGCAGCGCGACTTCGGCGACGAGATCGCGATGCTCGTCGACGGGGTCACCAAGCTCGACAAGCTCAAGTACGGCGACAGCGCCCAGGCCGAGACCGTCCGCAAGATGGTCGTCGCGATGTCGAAGGACATCCGGGTGCTCGTGATCAAGCTCGCCGACCGGCTGCACAACGCCCGCACCTGGGGCTTCGTCGAGTCGTCCTCCGCGACGCGCAAGGCCACCGAGACGCTCGAGATCTACGCCCCCCTGGCGCACAGGCTGGGCATCCAGGCGATCAAGTGGGAGCTGGAGGACCTCAGCTTCGCCGTCCTGCACCCGAAGCTCTACGTCGAGATCGACAACCTGGTCAAGCAGCGCACGCCCCAGCGCGAGCAGTTCGTTCAGAACGTCATCAACGCGGTCAAGTCCGACCTGAAGTCGACGAAGATCCGTGGCGAGGTCGTGGGCCGCCCGAAGCAGTACTACTCGATCTACCAGAAGATGATCGTGCGAGGGCGCGAGTTCGACGAGATCTACGACCTCGTCGGCATCCGCGTGCTCGTCACGTCGCTGCGCGACTGCTACGCCGTGCTCGGGTCCATCCACGCCCGCTGGAACCCCATCCCCGGCCGCTTCAAGGACTACATCGCGACCCCGAAGTTCAACCTCTACCAGTCGCTCCACACGACGGTCATCGGCCCCAAGGGGCGACCGGTCGAGATCCAGATCCGCACGCACGAGATGCACCAGCGTGCCGAGTTCGGCGTCGCCGCGCACTGGAAGTACAAGCAGAGGATGAACGGCGGCCGCGACGACACGGCCACCGGGGCCCGCACCGAGACCGACATGGCGTGGCTGGCGCACATCTCCGACTGGCAGGCCGAGACCGCCGACCCTGGGGAGTTCCTCGACAGCCTGCGCTTCGAGATCGGCGCGAAAGAGGTGTACGTCTTCACGCCCCAGGGCAAGGTCATCGGCCTGCCGTCGGGCGCGACGCCGGTGGACTTCGCCTACGCCGTCCACACCGAGGTCGGGCACCGCACGATGGGCGCAAAGGTCAACGGCCGCCTCATCCCGCTCGAGAGCGTGCTCAACAGCGGCGACGTCGTCGAGGTGTTCACCTCGAAGAACCCCGACTCCGGCCCGAGCCAGGACTGGCTCGGCTTCGTCAAGAGCCCGCGGGCACGGAACAAGATCCGTCAGTGGTTCACCAAGGAGCGACGCGACGAGGCGATCGAGCAGGGCAAGGACGCGATCGCCCGCGCGATGCGCAAGCAGAACCTCCCGCTGCAGAAGCTGATGAACCAGGACAGCATCACCGAGGTTGCGTCGCAGCTGCGCTACGACGACGTGTCGAGCCTCTACGCGGCCGTCGGCGAGGGGCACCTCTCGACGCAGTCCGTGATCGAGAAGGTCCTCGCGTCCGTCCAGCAGCAGACCGAGGTCGAGGGCGAGTACGAGTTCCCGAGCAAGGGCGTCTCGCGCCCGCTCCGCAACAGCGACTCCGGCGTCCTCGTCCGGGGCGCCCCCGACATCCTCGTCAAGCTCGCCAAGTGCTGCACGCCGGTCCCCGGCGACCAGGTCGTCGGCTTCGTCACGCGCGGCCAGGGCGTGAGCGTGCACCAGGCGACCTGCCACAACGTGCAGGGCCTGATGCAGGAGCCGGAGCGCATGATCGAGGTCGAGTGGGCCCCGTCGTCGAAGAGCGTCTTCCTGGTCCAGATCCAGATCGAGGCGCTCGATCGCGCAGGGCTGCTGTCGGACGTGACGCGAGTGCTCTCGGAGCACCACGTGAACATCCTCTCCGCCAACGTGTCCACCTCCGACGAGCGGCTGGCGATCAGCCGCTTCGTCTTCGAGATGGGCGACACGACGCACCTCGACCGCGTGCTCAACGCCGTCCGCCGGATCGACGCCGTCTACGACGTCTACCGGGTCAGCGCGGGCTGA
- the ruvB gene encoding Holliday junction branch migration DNA helicase RuvB: MTDADLTRPVVESEAELAFEGALRPTSLDEFVGQKKVRGQLELLLKAASMQGRTPDHILMAGPPGLGKTTLAMIVAHESGRPLRMSSGPAIQHAGDLAAVLSALVPGEVLFIDEIHRMARSAEEMLYLAMEDYRIDIMVGKGAGATSIPLELSPFTLVGATTRSGMLPNPLRDRFGFTANLEFYDQAELTEVLRRAASLLGIPVDGDALAEIAGRCRGTPRIANRLLRRVRDYSLVHGRDADLATVRDALSLYDVDDLGLDRLDREVLSTVLRRFGGGPVGLGTLAVSVGEEADTIESVVEPFLVRIGLLIRTPRGRVATPEAWRHFGLQHPSGTLFGDEL; the protein is encoded by the coding sequence GTGACCGACGCCGACCTCACGCGGCCCGTCGTCGAGTCCGAGGCGGAGCTCGCCTTCGAAGGGGCGCTCCGCCCCACCTCGCTCGACGAGTTCGTCGGGCAGAAGAAGGTCCGCGGCCAGCTCGAGCTGCTGCTCAAGGCGGCCTCGATGCAGGGGCGCACCCCCGACCACATCCTCATGGCCGGTCCTCCCGGCCTCGGCAAGACCACGCTCGCGATGATCGTCGCCCACGAGAGCGGCCGACCGCTCCGCATGTCGTCCGGACCGGCGATCCAGCACGCCGGCGACCTCGCGGCGGTGCTCTCGGCCCTCGTGCCCGGCGAGGTCCTGTTCATCGACGAGATCCACCGCATGGCGCGCTCTGCGGAAGAGATGCTGTACCTCGCCATGGAGGACTACCGGATCGACATCATGGTCGGCAAGGGCGCAGGGGCGACCAGCATCCCGCTCGAGCTGTCGCCGTTCACCCTCGTCGGCGCCACGACGCGCAGCGGCATGCTGCCGAACCCGCTCCGCGACCGCTTCGGCTTCACCGCCAACCTCGAGTTCTACGACCAGGCCGAGCTGACCGAGGTGCTGCGCCGTGCCGCCTCCCTGCTGGGCATCCCCGTGGACGGCGACGCCCTGGCCGAGATCGCCGGTCGCTGCCGCGGCACGCCCCGCATCGCCAACCGCCTCCTCCGTCGGGTCCGCGACTACTCGCTCGTCCACGGGCGGGACGCCGACCTCGCGACCGTGCGGGACGCCCTGTCCCTCTACGACGTCGACGACCTCGGCCTCGACCGGCTCGACAGGGAGGTCCTGTCGACCGTGCTCAGGCGGTTCGGCGGCGGCCCCGTGGGGCTCGGCACCCTCGCCGTCTCCGTGGGGGAGGAGGCGGACACGATCGAGTCGGTCGTCGAGCCCTTCCTCGTGCGGATCGGCCTCCTGATCCGGACGCCGCGGGGCCGTGTCGCCACCCCGGAGGCCTGGCGGCACTTCGGCCTGCAGCACCCGTCAGGGACGCTGTTCGGCGATGAACTATGA
- the secD gene encoding protein translocase subunit SecD, producing the protein MARSTPVKKAIRSLTWLLVIIAGLAALNGTATALNDSGRDGWWDGASWVPELALDLQGGTQITLAAQLDNGQSVSSQQLDQAVTIIRQRIDSAGVSESEITRQGAQNIVVSIPGRPDNETLERIEASAKLTFRPVLYTEAVSNAAVGGDADATASPSATPYTPNPDLNSTPTASPTNASDLNWITEQLADEYTNYQCAADNDLSTARDDEPLVTCSTDGTAKFILGPVEVQGSEISDATNGLATDSQGNSTNTWAVNLEFDGQGTDQFRDVTSRLVTLQAPQNQFAVTLDNQVITAPSANAAITDGNAQITGSFTQDSSKTLADQLKFGALPISFSVQSNENITATLGQTQLVSGLIAGLIGLILVVIYSLIQYRALAFVTVLSLMIAALLTYLVIAILSWREGYRLSLAGVTGLIVAIGITADSFIVYFERIRDELRDGRILESAVESGWKRAIRTIVASDTVNFLAAITLFILAVGNVKGFALTLGITTVIDLVVVALFTHPMLQLIARTRFFGEGHAFSGLNPKALGAVYRGRAQFRTPVPTGARKGAGGREAAKRQTIAERKAAESTGTRVDDSARGEGKDS; encoded by the coding sequence GTGGCACGTTCGACGCCGGTCAAGAAGGCAATTCGTTCCCTGACGTGGTTGCTCGTCATCATCGCCGGCCTCGCCGCGCTGAACGGCACGGCCACCGCCCTGAACGACTCGGGTCGTGACGGCTGGTGGGACGGCGCGAGCTGGGTCCCCGAGCTGGCGCTCGACCTGCAGGGCGGCACCCAGATCACCTTGGCCGCCCAGCTCGACAACGGCCAGTCCGTGTCGAGCCAGCAGCTCGACCAGGCCGTGACGATCATCCGTCAGCGCATCGACAGCGCCGGCGTCTCGGAGTCGGAGATCACGCGCCAGGGCGCGCAGAACATCGTCGTGTCCATCCCCGGCCGTCCCGACAACGAGACCCTCGAGCGCATCGAGGCGTCGGCCAAGCTGACCTTCCGCCCCGTGCTCTACACGGAGGCCGTGAGCAACGCGGCCGTCGGCGGCGACGCCGACGCGACGGCCAGCCCCTCGGCCACGCCCTACACGCCGAACCCCGACCTGAACTCGACGCCCACGGCATCGCCGACGAACGCCTCCGACCTGAACTGGATCACGGAGCAGCTCGCCGACGAGTACACGAACTACCAGTGCGCCGCCGACAACGACCTGTCGACCGCTCGCGACGACGAGCCGCTCGTGACCTGCTCCACCGACGGCACCGCGAAGTTCATCCTCGGCCCGGTCGAGGTGCAGGGCAGCGAGATCAGCGACGCCACCAACGGCCTCGCCACCGACTCGCAGGGCAACTCGACCAACACCTGGGCCGTCAACCTCGAGTTCGACGGCCAGGGCACCGACCAGTTCCGGGACGTCACCTCGCGTCTGGTGACGCTGCAGGCTCCGCAGAACCAGTTCGCGGTCACGCTCGACAACCAGGTCATCACGGCCCCGTCCGCCAACGCGGCGATCACCGACGGGAACGCCCAGATCACCGGCTCGTTCACCCAGGACTCGTCGAAGACCCTGGCCGACCAGCTCAAGTTCGGCGCGCTGCCGATCAGCTTCTCCGTGCAGAGCAACGAGAACATCACCGCCACGCTCGGTCAGACCCAGCTCGTGAGCGGCCTGATCGCCGGCCTCATCGGCCTCATCCTCGTCGTGATCTACTCGCTGATCCAGTACCGCGCCCTCGCCTTCGTCACCGTCCTGTCGCTGATGATCGCCGCGCTCCTGACCTACCTGGTGATCGCGATCCTGTCCTGGCGCGAGGGCTACCGCCTCTCCCTGGCGGGCGTGACGGGGTTGATCGTCGCGATCGGCATCACGGCCGACTCGTTCATCGTCTACTTCGAGCGCATCCGTGACGAGCTGCGCGACGGCCGCATCCTCGAGAGCGCCGTCGAGTCCGGCTGGAAGCGCGCGATCCGCACGATCGTCGCCTCCGACACCGTCAACTTCCTCGCGGCCATCACGCTGTTCATCCTCGCGGTGGGCAACGTGAAGGGCTTCGCCCTGACGCTCGGCATCACCACGGTCATCGACCTCGTCGTCGTGGCCCTGTTCACCCACCCGATGCTGCAGCTGATCGCCCGCACCCGCTTCTTCGGCGAGGGCCACGCGTTCAGCGGGCTGAACCCCAAGGCGCTCGGCGCCGTGTACCGCGGCCGGGCACAGTTCCGCACCCCCGTCCCCACGGGGGCTCGCAAGGGCGCGGGCGGCCGGGAGGCGGCCAAGCGCCAGACCATCGCCGAACGCAAGGCGGCAGAGAGCACGGGCACCCGAGTCGACGACTCTGCGCGCGGTGAAGGGAAGGACAGCTGA
- the secF gene encoding protein translocase subunit SecF: MASFSKFGNDLYTGARSYDIVGRRRTWYIIAAVVIVICATVPFLRGGYHFGIEFTGGSEFQVAQPAELDQDVATRTVDEAAPGSNPRVTQVGSDTIRVQTSQLEATQTNDVADALAAAYDVPAERVTSSFIGASWGADITGQAIKGLVIFLILAAIGMTLYFRTWKMSLAAMTALLHDLVLTAGIYGIVGFEVTPAAVIGFLTILGYSLYDTVVVFDKIRENTAEDGEGSRRTFGQSINLAINQTLVRSINTSVVALLPVAAILFIGAFVLGAGTLRDISLALFIGILVGTYSTIFIASPLYATLRIGEPDIKKRDDRKRADRDRDADAAAASVIAS, from the coding sequence ATGGCCAGCTTCTCCAAGTTCGGCAACGACCTCTACACAGGGGCTCGTTCGTACGACATCGTGGGCCGTCGGCGCACGTGGTACATCATCGCCGCGGTCGTCATCGTCATCTGCGCGACGGTGCCGTTCCTCCGGGGCGGCTACCACTTCGGCATCGAGTTCACCGGCGGGTCCGAGTTCCAGGTCGCCCAGCCCGCCGAGCTCGACCAGGACGTCGCGACGCGCACGGTCGACGAGGCCGCTCCCGGCTCGAACCCCCGGGTCACGCAGGTCGGCAGCGACACCATCCGCGTCCAGACCTCCCAGCTCGAGGCGACCCAGACCAACGACGTGGCCGACGCCCTGGCGGCGGCCTACGACGTGCCCGCCGAACGAGTCACCTCGTCGTTCATCGGCGCCTCCTGGGGCGCCGACATCACGGGCCAGGCGATCAAGGGCCTCGTGATCTTCCTCATCCTCGCGGCGATCGGCATGACGCTCTACTTCCGCACCTGGAAGATGTCGCTCGCCGCCATGACGGCGCTGCTGCACGACCTCGTGCTGACGGCAGGCATCTACGGCATCGTCGGCTTCGAGGTCACCCCCGCGGCCGTGATCGGGTTCCTCACGATCCTCGGCTACTCGCTCTACGACACCGTGGTGGTCTTCGACAAGATCCGCGAGAACACGGCAGAGGACGGCGAGGGCTCGAGACGCACGTTCGGCCAGTCAATCAACCTCGCGATCAACCAGACCCTCGTCCGGTCGATCAACACGTCGGTCGTCGCGCTGCTGCCCGTGGCCGCGATCCTGTTCATCGGCGCGTTCGTCCTCGGTGCCGGCACGCTCCGCGACATCTCGCTCGCCCTCTTCATCGGCATCCTGGTCGGCACCTACTCGACGATCTTCATCGCGTCGCCGCTGTACGCGACGCTGCGGATCGGCGAGCCCGACATCAAGAAGCGCGACGACCGCAAGCGCGCCGACCGCGACCGCGACGCCGACGCCGCGGCGGCCTCGGTGATCGCGTCGTGA